DNA from Rhodobacteraceae bacterium M382:
ACGATGAAGACCTGGAACCGCTGGAGATCGTAAGGGATGACGACTCTGAGGAACCCCACGCCGACGCCGATGTGGTGTCCTTGGACAGTTTCCGCAAGTAACCTTTTGACATCACGGGTTCCGGGCAGGCATTGGGATGATTCCAGAGTTTGACGCTCTTGCACCAAAATGCTCTGTTTCCTGATTCAGTCCTGGGCCAAGGTCAAAGAACCACGCCCGGGACGCCCCCGGCTGGTGCTGTTCTAGTTGCGCTTTAAAAAGGCCGAGACAGTTCGCTGTGGCTCTCCATTGCGAACACTCTGAAATTCCAGCTGCAACCCACCGTCGTTCAGAGTCCGGTCGAATTGCTGCAATTCATAATCCCCGTTCTGGTCCACAAACAGCGAGAACACCGTCAGCGTGTCGCCAACGATTCGTCCCCAAACAAACGGCTCACCCTTCATAGGATCCAGCGGTACCGCATGACCAAAGACGTTGCGCTGCATCGCCGCCGAATAGATCCCGTCACGGTCTGACGGTTGGAAGTCCACAGAATACGCCTTGGTTTTCTTTCGACCATCAGATTTGTGAGTGACCGATTCCCACTGCACCTGAAACCCCTTTTTGTACTCAGAAATTGTCACGCTCAAATCGCGGGTTTCTTCGTGTCCCGATGCATCCTGCATCTGGGCCTGGCCCGAATACTCCCCAACAAACCGTTCGATATCCGCCTGTGCGGCCGATACCGCCAAAAGAAACAAAATGCCTGCTGAAAAGACCAAATTCAGGGCGGATATGCGAAATGACTGAAAAAACACCAGTGTCACGGCTCCTGTTGTGATGTGAAACTCTCTTTTCAATCTAGTCTTCCGGGCGACAACAGCAATGAGTTTGATCACAGATGAACAAAAAACTGCGCCAAATGGCGCGGCGTCTGACCTCTATACCTCGGCCTCGGATCGTCTATGCTGCGCGCAACTGGCCAATTGCGTCATTCCGGCGCTTTGGCTAAACGGCATACAATTGCATACTTGATGGAGATGACGGATGTCCGCTACCCGTACAGAAACCGACAGCTTTGGTCCTCTTGAGGTTCCGGCAGACAAATACTGGGGTGCCCAGACCCAGCGATCAATCATGAACTTTCCCATTGGTTGGGAAAAACAGCCGGTCGCCATCGTGCGCGCGCTGGGTGTGATCAAACAGGCCTGTGCCATGGCCAACAAGGCCAGCGGCAAAATGGACGCAAGCATTGCAGATGCGGTCATTCAGGCGGCCAGCGAAGTCGTTGCCGGCAAGTTTGACGACAATTTCCCATTGGTGGTGTGGCAAACCGGATCCGGCACACAGTCGAACATGAATTCAAACGAGGTGATCGCCAACCGCGCCATCGAAATTCTGGGCGGCGTGATCGGAACCAAAGATCCGGTGCACCCCAATGACCATTGCAATATGGGGCAATCCTCGAACGACACCTTTCCCACGGCCATGCACATCGGAACTGCGATGTCCGTCCGCGATGTTTTGTTGCCGGGGCTGAATAAACTGGCCGCCGGGCTGGAACAGAAGTCCGAAGAGTTCAAGGACATCATCAAAATCGGCCGCACCCACACCCAGGACGCAACGCCGCTGACCCTGGGTCAGGAATTCGGAGGCTACGCGCACCAGATCCGGATGGGCATTTCCCGCGTCGAAGCCGCCCTGCCCGGCATCTATCAATTGGCTCAGGGCGGCACCGCCGTTGGCACGGGCCTGAACACCGCGCCCGGATGGGCCGAAACCGTGGCCGCCAACATGGCCGAAATCACCAACCTGCCCTTTGTCACCGCGCCGAATAAATTCGAAGCGCTGGCAGCGCATGATGCAATGGTCTTTATGTCCGGCGCTTTGGCCACAGTGGCCGGAGCAATGTACAAGATCGCCAACGACATCCGGTTTCTCGGCTCTGGTCCGCGGTCCGGTCTGGGTGAACTGATCCTGCCCGAAAATGAACCCGGGTCGTCGATCATGCCAGGCAAGGTCAACCCAACCCAAGCCGAAGCGATGACGCAGGTTGCCGCCCATGTCATGGGCAACGACGCTGCGATAAAATTCGCAGGCTCGCAGGGGCATTTTGAACTGAACGTCTACAACCCGATGATGTCCTATAATCTGTTGCAATCCATCCAATTGCTGGGCGATGTCGCAGACAGCTTTACCGAACGGATGCTTCTGGGTATTCAGGCGAACGAACCACGCATCGAAAAGCTGATGAAGGAAAGCCTGATGCTTGTCACGGCTTTGGCTCCGACCATTGGCTATGACAATGCCACCAAAGTCGCCAAAACCGCGCATAAGAACGGCACCACGCTGAAGGAAGAAGCCATCGCGTTGGGTTTTGTGGATGAAGCCACCTTTGACGCTGTGGTTCGTCCCGAACAGATGATCGGCCCCAAGGCCTGATATCTCCTGGGTCGCGCTTCCATTTCTGCGCGGCCCACTCCCCCCGAAAAGACCCCGTGGAAACGTCCGCCATGTTGTAGAGTGACCTGCATTCTGCGTCTTCTTGGGCAGGTCTGAATGGGGATGCGGCCTATTGCCCACCACATTCCAACCCCGCCTTTCCACCAACCCTGGGTCTTCCCGATTGTCTCCTTTCGATTGATCCCGGACCCGCATCCCCTATTGTAGACATGAGCCCGAGCGAAATTGGCCGATCCGACCGATTACGCATCCGGTGTGTATTTCGATTGACCGTTTTGGAGGGAGCCGACATGACAGGAAACGTGATCAACCTGAACAAACGGCGCAAGCTGAAACGGCGGGCAGATAAAAAGACTTTGGCCAAGGAAAATACCGTCAGGTTTGGACGAAGCAAAGCTGAAAGAGACCTGGAGCAGGCACGCGCAGACAGGGACAGTCGGAATTTGGACGGACATAAAACCGAATGAGCGCCCGCCCGCAAAAGCGATCTCTGACGTTGCGAGGGCATCGCACGTCAGTGTCTCTCGAGGACGAATTCTGGGAGGTGTTCCGCGAAATCGCTGCAGCTCAGGGACGCCCAATCAATGAACTGGCCGCCCAGATCGACGCAGATCGCGGAGCTGATCTGGGGTTGGCTTCGGCGATCAGATTGTTTGTCCTGCGTCAATTAAGAGAACGTTAACCCTATTTGTTCGACACTCGGAGCATGGCCCAGCCTCCGTCTTATCCAGTTCCTGCCGATCAATGGCTGCAACAGATCTTTGATGCTAAATCCGCCCGCCGGGGCGGTGTCGTGCGGCGCAAAATCCGTGACATCGAGATGAATGTAGGCCTGGGACGATTCAGATCGGAATTGAAAAGGCGTGGATACCATGCGGTCGAGAACGGTGATCAGGTTGTCATTTTCTGCAATAACCAACCAATCCACCTGATTTGTTGAGTGGTCCGTTTCCATAGGCAAAAGTTTTAGAAAAACTTTTGCCAAGACTTTTCAGGAAAAGTCTTGGTCACCGGTGGCTCAGTTTCAACCAGATCCCATCGCGCGAGCGCACGGTCAAATGTGCAACGGGGACCGGATCACGACCGGAAACGGTTTCAATTCGAAAGTGGCGTAGGATCATCGACAGGATCAGAGGTCCTTCGACCATGGCAAACCCTGCGCCGGTACAGACTCGCGAACCGGTCGAAAACGGAATAAAAGCCGCCCGCTGGCAGGTTTTGCCATTTTCGGTTCCCCACCGGTCCGGATCAAACCCATCTGGATTGTCCCACAACCGTTCGTGACGGTGCAGGTGCCAGGGGCTGATGACCAACTGAGATCCAATTGGGACATTGCGATTGCGGAATCGTTCCGGGCAGGTTGATTGACGAACCATCATTGGCACGGGTGGATAAAGCCTCAACGCCTCTCTAAAGACATCTCGGCTAAGGCGCAGTTTGGACATCACACCAAAGTCCTTCTGCTCCAGAACGGTTGCCTCCTGCGCCAATTTTTCCTGCCAATCCGGGTGGATGGCCAACAGATACAACGTCCAGGCCAGGGCTGATGCGCTGGTTTCATGACCTGCCAGAAAAAAGATGGCGACCTGATCAACCATTTCCTGTGCGTCGAATCTGTCTCCGGTAACAGGATCCTGTGTCGTCATGATCTTGGTCGCCAGGTCATCCGGGGCGCTGCCATCCTGGATTGCGCGCATCCGTTCATCGGTCAACTGCGCTATCAGATCACGGATCACCTTGGCATTCTCGCGTGTTCCTTTGCGAAAAAAACGCGGCATCCAGCGCGGCAAAGGGACAAAGGCGCCCAGATTCAGAATTGGTTGACTGCGTTGATAGTCCCGAAACCGGGCAAACACTTGGGTTGCGATCTCATGATCAATCGGTATGGAAAACAGGGTTCGAAAGATAACATCCGCCGCCGCATGGCTGGTTTCCTCTTCGATTTCAACGGGCTTGCCAACCTGCTCGTGCAACCTTGCCACCATGGCCTCGGACGCCTCCCACATAGCAGGAAACGTGTCCTTGAGCCGCCCGCCTTCGAATGCCGGGTCGATGATACGGCGTTGCCGCTTCCAGCTGTCGCCATTGGTCAAAAATACCGAACTGCCCAACAAAGGACGCAACCCCTCGGCGATCCGTCCCGATTTCGGAAAGTCATCGGGGCGATCCTTGAGTACCGTTTTGATCAGTTCCGGTTGATTGATCATGAAGGATCGAAAGAACGGCGTTTTGAACTCGGCCATCCACGCCCGGTACAGTCGGTCAGGTTGGGCCGACAGGATGTCCTTGCGAAACAATTTTGCGTATTGCAACAGAGATACCCGATCCGGGCGACCCTGCGGCTTTGGTGGGTTTGGCGGCTTGCGTGGGTCCTGCATCATCGCGGACCCATCGACGTATATTTCGACACTGGTTTGTCTATCCGCGAACTGGATGGCTGGCGATCCTGATATCGGGTGCCCAACGTCAAAGAACCTGCGGTGATTTGGAAATAATCATAGTCCCGTGGTTGGTCAAAGGCGCACAGATATTGAAAGTGCAGTCGAAAAAACCGCCAGCGCAGCTCTTGCCATCTTTCAGGGCTGAGCGTCTGAGTGAAAGCGGCAGAGAACACCAG
Protein-coding regions in this window:
- the fumC gene encoding class II fumarate hydratase, coding for MSATRTETDSFGPLEVPADKYWGAQTQRSIMNFPIGWEKQPVAIVRALGVIKQACAMANKASGKMDASIADAVIQAASEVVAGKFDDNFPLVVWQTGSGTQSNMNSNEVIANRAIEILGGVIGTKDPVHPNDHCNMGQSSNDTFPTAMHIGTAMSVRDVLLPGLNKLAAGLEQKSEEFKDIIKIGRTHTQDATPLTLGQEFGGYAHQIRMGISRVEAALPGIYQLAQGGTAVGTGLNTAPGWAETVAANMAEITNLPFVTAPNKFEALAAHDAMVFMSGALATVAGAMYKIANDIRFLGSGPRSGLGELILPENEPGSSIMPGKVNPTQAEAMTQVAAHVMGNDAAIKFAGSQGHFELNVYNPMMSYNLLQSIQLLGDVADSFTERMLLGIQANEPRIEKLMKESLMLVTALAPTIGYDNATKVAKTAHKNGTTLKEEAIALGFVDEATFDAVVRPEQMIGPKA
- a CDS encoding DUF4169 family protein; protein product: MTGNVINLNKRRKLKRRADKKTLAKENTVRFGRSKAERDLEQARADRDSRNLDGHKTE
- a CDS encoding ribbon-helix-helix domain-containing protein, with translation MSARPQKRSLTLRGHRTSVSLEDEFWEVFREIAAAQGRPINELAAQIDADRGADLGLASAIRLFVLRQLRER
- a CDS encoding cytochrome P450, which produces MQDPRKPPNPPKPQGRPDRVSLLQYAKLFRKDILSAQPDRLYRAWMAEFKTPFFRSFMINQPELIKTVLKDRPDDFPKSGRIAEGLRPLLGSSVFLTNGDSWKRQRRIIDPAFEGGRLKDTFPAMWEASEAMVARLHEQVGKPVEIEEETSHAAADVIFRTLFSIPIDHEIATQVFARFRDYQRSQPILNLGAFVPLPRWMPRFFRKGTRENAKVIRDLIAQLTDERMRAIQDGSAPDDLATKIMTTQDPVTGDRFDAQEMVDQVAIFFLAGHETSASALAWTLYLLAIHPDWQEKLAQEATVLEQKDFGVMSKLRLSRDVFREALRLYPPVPMMVRQSTCPERFRNRNVPIGSQLVISPWHLHRHERLWDNPDGFDPDRWGTENGKTCQRAAFIPFSTGSRVCTGAGFAMVEGPLILSMILRHFRIETVSGRDPVPVAHLTVRSRDGIWLKLSHR